A stretch of Rhodothermales bacterium DNA encodes these proteins:
- a CDS encoding LptF/LptG family permease — translation MKRIHLQILRMFPGPFLGWLGTLIFLLVMQFLIRYLPDLVGKGLPLLVIGEIIIYNLAYMIVLAVPMAVLISNLMTFGRLAETNVYTVLKSSGVSVLQLIWPMMILGLVITAGMWQFNSEVLPAANFRASSLWKDIRRKQPGFELTPGVFYEGIDDYSILVREIPPESNTLIDVTIFDYSDKAVQQVLIKASRGHLETRDHGNRVDLVLEDGEMHRVLNPRGRVLEDRYERLAFHRHRLTFDLSEFSFERSNPDDGYRTDRTMRTADMVRYVDSLEASIADRGASLHKIGARWMLDSLYAPARPAPVLTADPLDTTLAYIGARRPLQGLTQLQVKQAYDGALGTLRADRSVIEQINRSIDSERQRADKYRVEIHKKYSIAVACIIFVLIGAPLGLSMKRGGLGIVGGMAVGIFLFYWVTLVQGEKLADRGMLIPWVGMWGANIVMSILGTGLLFYVLLDLKARPLFPRKA, via the coding sequence ATGAAACGGATCCATCTTCAGATTCTGCGCATGTTTCCCGGTCCGTTTCTGGGCTGGCTGGGCACGCTCATCTTCCTGCTTGTGATGCAATTCCTCATCCGGTATCTGCCGGATCTGGTCGGGAAGGGCTTGCCTTTGCTGGTCATCGGCGAAATCATCATCTACAACCTCGCCTACATGATCGTGCTGGCCGTGCCTATGGCGGTGCTGATCTCCAATCTCATGACCTTCGGCCGGCTCGCCGAAACCAACGTCTATACCGTCCTCAAGAGTTCGGGCGTGTCCGTCCTTCAGCTGATCTGGCCGATGATGATCCTCGGCCTCGTGATCACCGCCGGCATGTGGCAGTTTAACAGCGAAGTGCTGCCGGCCGCCAATTTCCGGGCCAGCAGCCTCTGGAAAGACATCCGGCGCAAACAGCCCGGCTTCGAACTCACGCCCGGCGTGTTTTACGAGGGCATCGACGACTACAGCATCCTCGTGCGCGAGATCCCGCCGGAATCGAACACGCTGATCGATGTGACGATCTTCGACTATTCGGACAAGGCGGTTCAGCAGGTGCTCATCAAGGCGTCGCGCGGCCATCTGGAGACGCGCGACCACGGCAACCGGGTCGATCTCGTGCTCGAGGACGGCGAGATGCACCGCGTGCTCAATCCGCGAGGACGCGTTCTGGAGGATCGGTACGAGCGCCTGGCCTTCCATCGCCACCGCCTGACGTTCGACCTGAGCGAGTTCAGCTTCGAGCGAAGTAACCCCGACGACGGTTACCGCACGGACCGCACGATGCGCACCGCCGACATGGTTCGGTACGTCGACTCGCTGGAGGCGAGCATCGCGGATCGGGGGGCGTCGCTGCACAAAATCGGGGCGCGCTGGATGCTGGACTCGCTGTACGCGCCGGCCCGTCCGGCCCCCGTCCTCACCGCAGACCCGCTCGACACGACGCTGGCCTACATCGGCGCCCGCCGCCCCCTCCAGGGCTTGACGCAGCTGCAGGTCAAACAGGCGTACGACGGCGCCCTGGGCACGCTGCGGGCGGACCGCTCCGTGATCGAACAAATCAACCGCAGCATCGACTCGGAACGCCAGCGCGCGGACAAGTACCGGGTCGAGATCCACAAGAAGTATTCGATCGCCGTCGCCTGCATCATCTTCGTGCTCATCGGGGCGCCACTCGGGTTGAGCATGAAACGGGGGGGATTGGGGATCGTGGGCGGCATGGCCGTCGGCATCTTCCTGTTTTACTGGGTCACGCTGGTCCAGGGCGAGAAGCTGGCGGATCGCGGGATGCTGATTCCATGGGTGGGCATGTGGGGCGCTAATATCGTAATGAGTATCTTGGGCACCGGTTTACTGTTCTATGTATTGCTCGACCTGAAGGCCCGCCCCCTCTTTCCCCGGAAAGCATGA
- the rsmI gene encoding 16S rRNA (cytidine(1402)-2'-O)-methyltransferase yields MLYLVPTPVGNLEDITLRALRILKEVHLIACEDTRTSGVLLDHYGIPTPRASYHDHNERQRAPQFIARMQAGESIALITDAGTPGISDPGFYLVRACHEAGLPVVALPGPTAFVPALVASGLPAERFVFEGFLPVKKGRKTRVDALREEVRTMIFYESPHRLVKTLALLEATFGGSRPAAVAREVSKKFEEVRRGDLATLRTHYESQDKVRGELVLVVGGIGGRERREASNPDQEDD; encoded by the coding sequence ATGCTTTATCTGGTCCCTACCCCCGTCGGCAACCTCGAAGACATCACGCTGCGCGCGCTGCGCATCCTGAAAGAGGTCCATCTCATCGCCTGCGAGGACACCCGTACGTCGGGCGTTCTGTTGGATCATTACGGGATCCCCACGCCCCGCGCGAGTTACCACGATCACAACGAACGGCAGCGCGCGCCCCAGTTCATCGCGCGGATGCAGGCCGGCGAGTCCATCGCCCTCATCACCGACGCCGGAACGCCCGGCATCTCGGATCCGGGCTTTTACCTGGTCAGGGCATGCCACGAGGCCGGACTTCCCGTCGTCGCGCTGCCGGGCCCCACGGCTTTCGTCCCGGCGCTCGTCGCGAGCGGCCTGCCGGCCGAGCGCTTCGTCTTCGAGGGGTTTCTGCCGGTCAAGAAGGGCCGCAAGACCCGCGTGGATGCGCTCCGCGAGGAAGTCCGCACCATGATCTTCTACGAGTCGCCCCACCGTCTCGTCAAGACCCTCGCGTTGCTGGAAGCGACGTTCGGCGGCAGCCGGCCGGCGGCCGTGGCGCGCGAGGTCTCCAAAAAATTCGAGGAAGTTCGGCGCGGCGATCTCGCCACCCTGCGAACGCATTACGAAAGCCAGGACAAGGTGCGCGGAGAGCTGGTTCTCGTCGTCGGTGGGATCGGCGGCCGCGAGCGTCGCGAGGCGTCGAATCCGGACCAGGAAGACGACTGA